ACGGCAGGACACCCTCGTCCTGGTGGCCCTTCTGGTCTGCCTCATCCCCACGACGATCGGTGCCTTGCTGTCGGCGATCGGCATCGCGGGCATGGACCGGCTGGTGCGCCGCAACGTACTGGCCACCTCCGGGCGGGCCGTGGAGGCGTCCGGTGACATCACCACACTGCTGCTGGACAAGACCGGCACCATCACCCTGGGCAACAGGCAGGCTGCCGAACTCCTGCCCCTGCCCGGTGTGCCGGACGACCAGCTCGCCGCTGCCGCGCACCGCTCCAGCCTCCCGGACGGCACCCCCGAGGGCCGATCCATCGTGGACTTCACCGCGGCCCGGTACCCCGGACTCCGGCGGCCGGAAGAGATCGGCGGAACCCCGGTGCCCTTCACCGCACAGAGCCGGATGAGCGGCCTGGACGAGGACGGCCGCCTGGTCCGCAAGGGAGCGGTCGACGCCGTCGCCCGCTGGGTACGCGAGAACGGCGGCGAGGCGCCCGCGGAACTGGATCGGTTGTCCGCGGCGGTGGCCGACCAGGGCGGCACCCCGCTGGCCGTCGCCGAGGTCCCCGGGGCGGGCGCCCCGGCCCGGGCACTCGGGGTCGTCCACCTCAAGGACACCGTCAAACCGGGCATGCGCGAACGTTTCGCGCAGCTGCGCGCCATGGGCATCCGTACGGTCATGGTCACCGGAGACAACCGGCGCACCGCTGCCGTCATCGCCGACGAGGCGGGGGTGGACGACTACCTGGCCGAGGCCACCCCCGAACGCAAGCTGCGGCTGATTCGCCAGGAGCAGGACGGCGGGGCGCTCGTGGCCATGACGGGGGACGGTACCAACGACGCCCCCGCCCTGGCCCAGGCCGACGTGGGCGTGGCGATGAACACGGGCACCCAGGCCGCCCGGGAGGCCGCCAACATGGTCGACCTCGACTCGGATCCGACCAAGCTCATCGACATCGTCCAGGTCGGCAAACAGCTGCTCATCACCAGAGGGGCGCTGACCACCTTCTCCATCGCCAACGACGTCGCGAAGTACTTCGCGATCCTGCCCGCGATGTTCGCGGCGGCCCTGCCCGGGCTGGAGAGCCTCAACATCATGGGCCTGCAGTCGGCGGAGTCGGCCATCCTCTCCGCGGTGGTCTTCAACGCCCTGGTCATCATCGCGCTCGTGCCGCTGTCGCTGCGCGGAGTGCGGTTCCGTCCCGGGTCGGCCACCACGGCGCTGCGGCGCAACCTGCTGCTGTACGGCCTGGGCGGACTCATCACGCCGTTCGTCGCCATCAAGGCCATCGATACGGCCATCATCGCGTTGGGAGTGCTCTGACATGGTCCGCAACCTCATCACGGCCGCGGGCATGCTCGCGCTGTTCACCCTCGTGACCGGTCTGGCGTACCCGCTGGCGGTCACCGGGGCGGCCCAGGCCGTCTTCCCCCACCAGGCCAACGGCTCCCTGCTGGAACGGGACGGCCGGGTCGTGGGCTCGGAGCAGCTCGCCCAGGGCTTCACCGGTCAGGGGTACTTCCACCCGCGTCCCTCGGACGTGAACCACGACGGCGCGGCCAGCGGCGGCGCCAACCTCGGCCCCCTGGACGAAGGGCTGCTGGAGGACTTCGCCGTCCGAGCCGAGGAGTACCGGGCCGTCAACGGGCTCGCGGAGGACCACCAGGTCCCCGTGGACGCCGTCACGGCGTCGGCCTCGGGGCTGGACCCGCACATCTCGGTGGCCAACGCCCGGCTCCAGGCCGACCGGGTCGCCGAGGCCAGGGGGGTTCCGCACGAGGACGTGGAGGCCCTGATCGGGGAGCACACCGCACCGCGCGCCGCCGGAGTGCTGGGCGAACCAGGGGTCAACGTGCTCAACCTCAACCTCGCCCTGGACGAGGCGGCCCCCTGAACCGGAGGAGCGCCCGCGGGGTGTGCGCCGGGCTCTGCCCGGTGCGCGCCCCTTACCATCTTGACGCCGGACGAAAGCGGCGAAACACCAGTTCAGGCGCACCTGAGAGAAGGACGCGCCGACTTCGTGAAGAACGGATCCGTATGAACGAGCGGAACACCGCCGCGCCGGCGGTCCTGGTCGTCGACGACGACCCCCGTCTGCTCAGGGCGCTCGATCTCAACCTGCGGGCGCGGGGCTACACCGCCCTGATCTCCGACACCGGGGAGCACGCGCTCAAACTCGTCGCACACCACCGTCCCGACCTCGTACTACTGGACCTGGGACTACCGCAGATGAGCGGTTTGGATGTGATCCGGGGGTTGCGCGGCTGGACGGACGTGCCCGTCGTCGTCCTGTCCGGCCGCGATACCGAGCCGATGAAGGTCCAGGCTCTGGACCTGGGCGCCGACGACTACGTCGTCAAGCCGTTCGGTATGGACGAACTCTTCGCCCGGATCCGTGCGGCGATGCGCAGGACCGCGGCCACGGAGGAGAAGGTGTCGGTGGCGACCGAGGACTTCACCGTCGACCTGGCCGCACAACGGATCACCAGGAACGGGGATGCCGTGCAGCTCACTCCCAGGCAGTGGCACATCGTGGAAGTGCTGGTGCGCAACCGCGGCAGACTCGTCACCCACCGGCAGTTGCTCCAGGAGGTCTGGGGCCCCAACTACGGGCGGGAGACCAACTACCTTCGGGTGTTCATGACCAAGATCCGGCAGAAGTTGGAACCGGACCCGCCCCGGCCCCGCTACTTCCTCACCGAGCCGGGGCTGGGGTACCGCTTCAGGACGGCTGAGGAAGACGAGTGACTCCCGGTCGACGCCTTCGGCCGGGGGCCGGACCGGCCCGGCCCCGGTCCGGGCTTCGGAAGGGGAGGTGGTTCTGGGCGAGTCCTCCCCAGTTCACCGTGGTGGCCTTCGCCGCCCTGGTGCTGTTGGGCACGGGGTTGCTCTCGCTTCCCCAGGCCACCGAGACCGGTGAGCCCGCGGCTCCGGCCACGGCCCTGTTCACCGCCGTCTCCGCGGCGAGCGTTACGGGGCTGGTGGTGGAGGACACCTCCGGGTACTGGTCCGTCCTGGGCGAGGTGACGATCCTCCTGCTGATCCAGGTCGGCGGTTTCGGAGTCATGGCCCTGGCCACGGTGCTGGCGCTGGTGGTGGGCCGCCGACTGGGCCTGCGGATGGCCGTCTACACCGGTACGGAGGCCAAGGGGGTCTCCCTGGGCGAGGTACGCCAACTGGTCACCGGAGTGCTCTACGTGACCCTGGTGTTCGAGGGCGCGCTGGCGGTCCTGCTGACCCTGCGCTGGTGGCTCGCCTACGACCTGAACTTCTTCAGCTCTCTGTACACGGGGATCTTCCACTCGATCTCGGCGTTCAACAACGCCGGGTTCTCCCTCTACTCCGACAGCATGGAGGGGTTCGCCACGGACCCGTGGATCACGGTGCCCATCGCCCTGGCCGTCATCGCCGGCGGAATCGGCTTCCCGATCTGGGTGGAGCTGTGGCGGTTCTCCCGGAAGCGGGGGGAAGCACGGCACTGGTCGGTGCACGCCAAGCTGACGGCCGGGATGTCGGCGGCGCTGCTGCTGATCGGACTTGCGGCCTTCCTCACCCTGGAGTGGAACAACCCGGCCACCATGGGGGCCCTGAACGTGCGGGAGAAGCTGTTGACCGGTTTCTTCCAGGCGGTCATGCCCCGCACCGCCGGCTTCAACAGCCTGGACTTCGGTGCGATGAACACCCAGACGCTCCTGGTCACGGACATCCTGATGTTCATCGGCGGCGGCAGCGCGGGCACCGCGGGCGGTATCAAGGTCACCACTTTCGCGGTCTTGATGCTGGTGATCTACAGCAACGTGCGCGGTGAGCCCACGGTGCACGCGGCCGGTCGCCGGTTGAGCCAGGCCACGGTGTCACAGGCCACCACCGTCGCACTGCTGTCGCTGGGGCTGGTGCTGTCCGCGACTCTCGCCCTGATGACGATCACGTCGTTCACCCTGGATCAGATCCTCTTCGAGACCACTTCGGCCTTCGCGACCGTCGGCCTGTCCACCGGTATCACCGGCGACCTGCCGGTGCTGGGGCAGATGATCCTGGTGTTCCTCATGTTCGTCGGGCGGATCGGCCCCATCACCCTGGCCTCGGCACTGGCCATGCGGCGGCGCAGCCGGGCCTACGAGCTCCCCGAGGAGCGTCCGATCGTGGGCTGATCCGCAGGCTTGGCCGTACCCGCACCCGCTACCGGATCCGGACGGACCCCGGCGACCAGGGCCTCGCCGATGCCGGTGCGCGCGTGCAGGACGTAGCGGCCGGTGCGGTGGGCGCTCACCAGCCCTGCTCGGCGCAGTGCGGTCAGGGCCTCCGAGACCGAGGCCTTCGACCTCCCGGTGCGCCGGGCCAGGTCCCCGTGGCTCGCGGGAGTGT
This DNA window, taken from Nocardiopsis exhalans, encodes the following:
- the kdpB gene encoding potassium-transporting ATPase subunit KdpB produces the protein MDENTPSPRPGGTATAPCPPDTPDAPRSEEGPVPVATRGSLTSGPVLRRALVEALRKLDPRTLVRNPVIFVVLVGSVLSTVVFLVNAGTTDTRGLVFGALITFFLWATVLFANFAEALAEGRGKAQADALRAVRASTTALVRHPDGTTERVPGTELRVGDTCVVAAGEIIPGDGEVVEGVASVDESAITGESAPVIRESGGDRSAVTGGTTVLSDSIAVRVTSRPGDTFLDRMISLVEGAERRRTPNEIALNILLSGLTLIFLIAVVTLQPMAVYSQARQDTLVLVALLVCLIPTTIGALLSAIGIAGMDRLVRRNVLATSGRAVEASGDITTLLLDKTGTITLGNRQAAELLPLPGVPDDQLAAAAHRSSLPDGTPEGRSIVDFTAARYPGLRRPEEIGGTPVPFTAQSRMSGLDEDGRLVRKGAVDAVARWVRENGGEAPAELDRLSAAVADQGGTPLAVAEVPGAGAPARALGVVHLKDTVKPGMRERFAQLRAMGIRTVMVTGDNRRTAAVIADEAGVDDYLAEATPERKLRLIRQEQDGGALVAMTGDGTNDAPALAQADVGVAMNTGTQAAREAANMVDLDSDPTKLIDIVQVGKQLLITRGALTTFSIANDVAKYFAILPAMFAAALPGLESLNIMGLQSAESAILSAVVFNALVIIALVPLSLRGVRFRPGSATTALRRNLLLYGLGGLITPFVAIKAIDTAIIALGVL
- the kdpC gene encoding K(+)-transporting ATPase subunit C, yielding MVRNLITAAGMLALFTLVTGLAYPLAVTGAAQAVFPHQANGSLLERDGRVVGSEQLAQGFTGQGYFHPRPSDVNHDGAASGGANLGPLDEGLLEDFAVRAEEYRAVNGLAEDHQVPVDAVTASASGLDPHISVANARLQADRVAEARGVPHEDVEALIGEHTAPRAAGVLGEPGVNVLNLNLALDEAAP
- a CDS encoding response regulator, with translation MNERNTAAPAVLVVDDDPRLLRALDLNLRARGYTALISDTGEHALKLVAHHRPDLVLLDLGLPQMSGLDVIRGLRGWTDVPVVVLSGRDTEPMKVQALDLGADDYVVKPFGMDELFARIRAAMRRTAATEEKVSVATEDFTVDLAAQRITRNGDAVQLTPRQWHIVEVLVRNRGRLVTHRQLLQEVWGPNYGRETNYLRVFMTKIRQKLEPDPPRPRYFLTEPGLGYRFRTAEEDE
- a CDS encoding TrkH family potassium uptake protein, which produces MVAFAALVLLGTGLLSLPQATETGEPAAPATALFTAVSAASVTGLVVEDTSGYWSVLGEVTILLLIQVGGFGVMALATVLALVVGRRLGLRMAVYTGTEAKGVSLGEVRQLVTGVLYVTLVFEGALAVLLTLRWWLAYDLNFFSSLYTGIFHSISAFNNAGFSLYSDSMEGFATDPWITVPIALAVIAGGIGFPIWVELWRFSRKRGEARHWSVHAKLTAGMSAALLLIGLAAFLTLEWNNPATMGALNVREKLLTGFFQAVMPRTAGFNSLDFGAMNTQTLLVTDILMFIGGGSAGTAGGIKVTTFAVLMLVIYSNVRGEPTVHAAGRRLSQATVSQATTVALLSLGLVLSATLALMTITSFTLDQILFETTSAFATVGLSTGITGDLPVLGQMILVFLMFVGRIGPITLASALAMRRRSRAYELPEERPIVG